The window CGTCCCAAATATGCAGCTAacgcaactggaaggttcaggtgcctccctggagtaactagtgcccataggaaatacaagtccgtcgaaggcactctctcactattcttgtgatgcgtgagagacatagaaatcaactGGTGCAACATCCAGTacgtagtagaccgaatcatcccccctcgtgcggtagatggtgtataaactcctcccgtaatctcggcccaaaaagtgttCTCGTTATAGTCTTCTGGCCGGTCCGTGAGACAGTCAGCAAGGAATgccgggaagtggacactcctcgtctcatcgGCTGTGTAAACACCCACCCGAATCGcaagctctatcacgctgcattcccggctcactcctcccagtctgaaagcaaaggctatcctgtcatcgagtgccttccgaggatcataggaaactgtagcgtagaactccagcaaaaacGCCCGATatacaggctcctggatcctgaacaaacgcgcccatccctgacacacaaacaattccacaccactcgcgtccgagtgtgtgtattgcaaaaattcctggatcaaagcagcaagtccagtcctggtagccaaTTCCTAATCAAATGATGGTGCAATATCAATCTCTTTGGTGAGAAGCAAGCTCAAGTTGGTGACATAACGTGCCCGGGTTgcatcgttcagcgtttgcggaaattgtaaaaaacgatgatcggtcacatcctcgggtgggttggtcctttgcgtccttcgggccataatctgcacatattaacacaaaacacaaaaccaaacaaaatatcacagcattaataatatttaaaccaaaaaaaattgGTCCTTGGGCATTatatgtatgctgggcgtacgtctAGGCTCACGAAACTGTATCCCAGTCCGTTTGCTTGTGCTAAAGTCATAATCCATATCACAATTTTTGTCCAGATTAACCAACTGTAAGCAATAAACATACATGGCGCATACACATGGGCATATTACTTCAAGGTCCaagatagtaaaaaaaaaaaaacgggaccTCCAAAAATATATAAATCAATCCCCGAGCTCAAATTGATGGGTCAATTGAAGTCAATCTAAGTTTACAGGGAAACTTTACAGGGCAGTCAATCGATTTTTTAGGGCGTATGCTTGGCGTGCGACCCCAAGCTTTAATCGATGGATATGGGACGGGATTAAGACAAAATTAGGTCCTAGGGTTCAGTTCATTGGTAGAAATCGGTCTATTCAAGTCATAAACAACCACAAATTTGCGAAATCGGCCCCTAATTCGAGAAACATATAAACCCTAGCCTTCGAGCAAAAGCTAAATGCAGCCGATTTTATCAATTGAAACATAAATCCATGCCATTGAGTAACCAAAATACTTACTTGTGTGTCGGATTTGACAAGAAAAGAAGCACAATCGAGATCTTGGAAAGACTTCGTCCGTCACAGTGTGTGCGAAGAAAGGAGAGGATTGAAAGAATAACACAAAACAGTCAAAGGGTCAAAAGATATACCTGGTCGTCGTATTACACGGGGCGTAACACAaggttacacggggcgtaaccTCAACACCCTGAAATGTTCATCCGCGATCTGGGCACATTACGCATGGCGTAATtaaacttacgcggggcgtaattgtaTTTGgaaattttccttttcctttaatttaacttccttttctttttaattatttaatctagGGACTTTAAAaccttattatattttttttctttttaatttcttaatcAATTCAGCAACTAatgacttcacgatgagtgatcaaaaataataaaaaaataagacgtCACAATCACTgatctttgtcaagatcaaacgacaatggttgattaaaaacctttgcatgcaagaattggtttgcgaaaatacccactttcgggacccgttagaatatttcatttgttttccttgcacctttaactaaaagcggaacaagaagtgacctaactagtcaagaacagcaagagctcggtcttccacttaaccaccacaatacgccttgctatactacgccttatggattgagttggacaattcaacaaagtagtaggctaagcaggtcaagaattccctaatcgctttcattctcaaaacccatgcaaaaagttaagtcaagcaatgtgtacaatcccaaattcctgcaaataaaaacaagaaccttcccagcaagtgaaatgatatcaaagaaaatcaaactaaaaataaaaactaactaaaaacaaataacgaataatcaaataaactaaattaatgacaagccgttccccggcaacggcgccaaaaacttgatgtgcacaaaagtacccactgattttaatatttataacctaacaaacttagactatctatgcacttataggcagtgtacctagtcagattacagtatagcttaggtaagtcggatgtcgatcacagggaacggttgattaatttaatatatttaattataggttataggtcacacgaaaagaataaagaaataaattacaaactaacaattaattaactactcttgataaactaacaggaaaacaaatctcttcaggtactttggtttagacaaattacaccttgaaaacatagacaattgcatatacaaattcatttattcatgttcaccgattcctaaaatgattagattcgtgttcactataactaatcctttagcaaacaagtcaattcaaacagtgatcagttggttaaactaacatgcttcctagtgttcagttcgtatcaagcaagacttgtaaatatagttaatcgaattattaattcaatttaacctcttgttgatggtcatcaaacaaggctcacacattaacttacttattctcaagttaatcctagtttcacattcgttatttctagacttataatctcgatggtcatcaaaaatcataagagacaagcaaatcaagcagatgttcatgcaacttaattcacttaacaattaacagaaaataatcatcattaacacataagggtcttttaacaagcttggtaagataaattaaacataaacaaacaatttaatctagcaattagtctaataatcaaagcttcattcaatcataaacacaaagtaaaaggtttttacacccaaatcagaaactaaatacagaaaagtaccacaatggaatgctaaacatggtcacgttaacaacccatatgattaccgacatgtatccgctctccaacccttccgatctccgctcccgttagcttaacgaccttccggccgccttctaaaccctcaaaacggcttaacagaagttaaataTCGACTAAACTAAgttggaagtcgaatcccccctcctggttagctgaaaatcgacttttatagcctttgtagccgacttacgtacgctgggcgtacgtgggattacgtggggcgtactaagGATAATTACGCGATCAAGTTTATCCGGTGCAagtctgtacgcggggcgtacccttaagGTACACGGGGCATACTTGGTTTCTcaacattcttttctttcttttagcttctaagcccggtttccgctccagtcttttcttttgtgctttatcgacaacgaatagctgcaaaacataattcaaagcattataagtactttttagttctaaaagagaataaataaggccaaaatattaagataaagtgcatatatatatatatatatatatatatatatatatatgtatatatatatatatatatatatatatatatatatatatatatatataaatacacatatcactCCTCCCAGAGAACGGCTAACAGGCCCTTCCTGTTGTGACCTTGCAGGCTCATCAGAATAATCACAGGCACAAGGCGTAATCGTCTGGTGACCAGGTCACATCATCTACCAATCATCACCTTGGCAGTTTTCTTCTTTgccttctcttctttctttagCCAAGTTTCATCGCCATTGGATTCCGTACCAACACAACCATCATCTCCGCCTtattctgcaaaaaaaaaaatgacaacCTATTTAATCTAGACTAAAAAACAAACATGAAACACAATATGTTTCATATTGGCCCTTTTTCTCTTGTATAGTACCAACCAACACAAATCTGGGTTATCTCAAATCTTCTTCCTTTCTTCAACCTACCTATACTCGCTTGCAGGTGTACAAAATTATCGTTTTCGAATCACACAGATCGGTTTACTATATTCTTTTATATGATGCTTATTATAGATTGAGTGCTTACTATATTTTGTTTTGTGTATCTAACTTATCCATTTTTAATCAGATTTCATTTTATATGGTTAattatattttagtttttaaatatttgttatttattactaattaattatttctaTTAATTATTTACTAACATTAatgaaatataaattttataacgattatataatattttcaatcattttttttgtaaatatgacataataattatattaatttttccgtatatcatgtatataaaataaatacCTAACCTATTTGTTTGTTTGTGACATTATAGATATAATGTATATTTAACAATATGAATGAGAGGCTTATAGAGATTTTAGATGCATGAGcataaattatttaaattaattaaaataatttatgAGAGAGATTAACCATTGTTGATGTCATTTAGTAATTGAGGTTAAAAATAATAGAATATGTAATTAATGAAGTGGTAGAAAAATGCCATCCACTGATGTAGATGAATGAAACGAAAAGATAACTTCACCACAAATATAGATTGAAAcaacaacatatataatgtttgcGCAAGGGTTTCAATGACTTTGAAGCCCCATGCACGATGACCTTTGACCAACACAGTTTCAAATATTAACAAAGGAAAGCAAATAAACAATGACATAATCTTCTATATTCTTTTAAGGAATAGAAAGTACGATAAATCTATATGAACTTGCCAGGTTACTTGCAGACCTAAATGGTTGTCAAGGAAACGAATTCTCTAAGTAAGCACCTGACCACTTGTCGATAAACGCCAACTCGTCTGGATTCAATCTTGGAAGTTCATGTTCTTGAAGGGTGATGATTATCTCTGCAGTCTCACCTAGAAGTTGAGCTGCAGCTTGAACACTCGCCTCCCTTTTCTCTATGACACTTTCACGGCATTTCATTAGAATGACTTGGGGTAAGTTGGTGACACAAGCAGCTATTATATCAGCGATCATTGATGATACATGTGCAAATAGTTTATCTTGGCTAACCTGCTCAATGTTGTCGTGATAGTTGAGCAAGATTGTCTCAGCGATACGATACATTGAATTGGCACAAATAGACATGTATTTAGAACCATAACTTCGGCTTCTGATATCCATACTTTCCACCTTGTTGACCTTCCTCTTAGCCTTATCCCTTAACCATTGAAGAATCTCTCTCGGTGTATTCACTTTAGACTTAGGGCTTGGCAGCTTAGTTCCTAACCATTTATGGTACACTTCAACATCTACCCACAAAGTTTCAGCTGCCTTTTGAATGCTTACATGATCATGATCACTAGCATTGAGGCTTTCTTCCACGAGCGTGACATATAAAAGAGCCTCACTCACACCATTTAGCAAGCAATCAACCATGTCCTTTTCGATGTTAGGTAGAGACATGGCGATGGATGTTAGAGTTACCAAAGGCAAAGACCAACAATTGACATATTCCTTTGGAAGTAAAGAAGGAACATGATTGCTGTTAAACTTTGCAAGTCCTTCAAAACCATGAGATTTTGATAGAAGCTTCATAAGATTCTTTGGGGGTTGTTTTTCTGCCTTTAGGATCAAGCGATTCACAGATTTTAAAAAGCGTTTCAGTGTTTTTTCAGTAAACTGTAAGTCTTCGTGAAGTTGCAAAACATACCCCCTAAGATCTTCATCTTTTCCTAGGTGCTCATTAGGCTGTTCTCCCAATGTATGACATGATGTGCTAAACATAATGGCCTTTAACCATTTCCAACAAGAACGACAAAACAAGACAAATATCATAAACAGAATTGTAATCATGTTTATCATCTTGCATGCTACAAGGACTGTCTTCTGAAATCCTACACAAAGAATGATACTTTGGATTTTCAAATGCTGGATGACAATCTTGCATTTGCGGCCACCGGATAGGAATGGTATGAAACTATATTTCCAATCATATAACTTCTGAGTCCGGTAGCTCTCTACTTCACAGATCTTCACATGCTTCCAAATCCATTTTATTGACAAATCAAAGCTTAAGGTTGCAAAACATCTGGCAAGCGGGGCAATTGTACCCAGTATCACTCCGATGGATTGTATCACGAAAATCACTACCATTGACCACTTATAATCCGACTTATAGTCCTCTTGATGTCCTACACGTGGAAATCGGTAAATCATAAGTGAAATAAAgaagccagtgcttgcagcacaTATTACCCCTGAAGCAGATGTCGAAATAGAGCAGACTGTCAGAAATTGAGGGCTTCCGGTTCCTGCCATGATCCAGTACTTTGTCACATACTCCTTTAGCTTCGCAACAGTTAATCTTCCATCAGGCAGCACTAGATCCTTTAAAGCT of the Lactuca sativa cultivar Salinas chromosome 6, Lsat_Salinas_v11, whole genome shotgun sequence genome contains:
- the LOC111909325 gene encoding uncharacterized protein LOC111909325; its protein translation is MIMDIYGRSEHDPEFKVLEASCPNITTEYLSSLWNLVYQSRQQNQYSKPMPWIGMYIALASLLCVLAMVADLLHGLRNRKLWFPCKYFTLNAASLTVIGVAIKLPMDLTTLMPGAIDQATKLGSMSFMCTMMANLLPSLATMNDKELVSNMIAVVVLVISLVVNFCIQLDTGILFYISEGAFFSYKTPFLFKFSYVAGWVVPILMLLIIYACSSLAILKSKQILESKYQTANQTALKDLVLPDGRLTVAKLKEYVTKYWIMAGTGSPQFLTVCSISTSASGVICAASTGFFISLMIYRFPRVGHQEDYKSDYKWSMVVIFVIQSIGVILGTIAPLARCFATLSFDLSIKWIWKHVKICEVESYRTQKLYDWKYSFIPFLSGGRKCKIVIQHLKIQSIILCVGFQKTVLVACKMINMITILFMIFVLFCRSCWKWLKAIMFSTSCHTLGEQPNEHLGKDEDLRGYVLQLHEDLQFTEKTLKRFLKSVNRLILKAEKQPPKNLMKLLSKSHGFEGLAKFNSNHVPSLLPKEYVNCWSLPLVTLTSIAMSLPNIEKDMVDCLLNGVSEALLYVTLVEESLNASDHDHVSIQKAAETLWVDVEVYHKWLGTKLPSPKSKVNTPREILQWLRDKAKRKVNKVESMDIRSRSYGSKYMSICANSMYRIAETILLNYHDNIEQVSQDKLFAHVSSMIADIIAACVTNLPQVILMKCRESVIEKREASVQAAAQLLGETAEIIITLQEHELPRLNPDELAFIDKWSE